Sequence from the Nitrosopumilus maritimus SCM1 genome:
GATCTTCAGGTTTTATTGTATTTTGTGACAAGCCAAAATCAATAACATAGACATTATTTTTGAAGAAAATAAAATTTGAAGTGGTTAAATCCCCATGCATAATGCCATTTTTGTGAAGCATTCCAACTAATTTTCCAATTGTTTTAGATAATTGAATTATTTTTGATTCTGATAAATCATGAACTGGTTTTCCAGGAATTTCTTGCATGATAATTGATGTGTTTTTTAGATTTACAAAATAAATCAGAGGTGCAGGAATACCAAATGATTTTACTTGTGAGATTATTTGAGATTCTTTGATAGTTCGTTGTTTTCGAATTTTTGAGTCAAGAGAAGAATTTCTATAATTTTTTGTCTTTCTAATTTTCAGAATTGCATTAGAATTTTGCCACATAGTTTGGTAAATATCAGCTTCTGCACCTTTTTTGATCAATTTCATTAACGTTATATTCAAATGAATTCAATAAAAATTAATCATGGAGGAAGGAGAAAAAAGACTAAAGCAAGAAGATTGTAGTGAAGATGTATTAGGTTCAGGAATTCTCACGTTAACTAACAAGAGATTAGCTTTTGATAAAACTAGAGCAAGAATGATGGATTTTTCAAAACATATGGGAGATACAATACTAGACATTACATTAGACAATGTAACCAAAACATGGAAAGAGGGTCTACTAATGAAAAAAGTGTGTTTTATTGTAAAAACAGATGATGGTGAAAAAATCTACAAGTTTGGTGTGTTTAACACAAAAAGCTGGCTCAAAAGTATTGATGAAGCAGTTGCAAATTACAAGAATTAGTAATTCACTTTAACAGTATCTAATCTCCAAGACTGAGTAACAAAAGTATCTTTTAATGACACGCCTTTCTTGATTTGAGATTCTAAAAGTCCAGTCCAACATATTTGGCTACCGCAATCCCCAGCATATTTCAAAGGGACAACAAAGAATTTTGCACCATGTCGTTTACAGACATCTTGTAGCATTTCAGATAATCGTTTGTTAGCTGCAACACCACCTACAATCATCAGTTCTTTTTTTCTCGTAAAAGACAAGGCACGTTCTACAGCTTCTGCTATCATTGCAAAAGCAGTTTCTTGAAGAGAATAGCATGCATCAACTTTACTTTTTTTTGCTACTGATTTTGTTGCAGATAGCAATCCAGAAAATGAGACATCATTTCCCTTTACAGAATATGGCAATGTAACATAGTTAGAAGATGTTGTTGCCAATTCCTCAATATTTTTTCCACAAGGAGAAGCAAAACCAATTGATCTTCCAAACTGATCAAGTAGTTGCCCCAAAGTAATATCCAAAGTTTCACCAAACACTCTCCATTGTTTATTTAAAAATGCCAAAAGCATTGTGTGACCTCCAGAGACTAAGAGGACTAAAGGATTGGTTGCACCAGTTAGCAACTTTCCTAATTCTATATGACCCAATGCATGATTGACAGGATAAATTGGAATTTTGTAAAAAGATGCCAATGATCTTGCCACTACAGCGCCAACACGTAAACAAGGTCCTAAACCAGGACCACCAGCATAAGATACAATATCCAAGTCATTTACTTTGATATTTGCCTCATCAAGACATTCAGACAATACTAGAGAACTATTTTCAATGTGGTGTCTTGAAGCCTCTCGTGGATGAATTCCCTCTCCATCAGCAGGACGATAAATTTTACGAACATCAGATAAAATTTTTCCTTTCTTTCCCTTCATTTCTATAACTGCACATGAGAAGGTATGAGCAGTACTTTCTATTCCTAAACCTAACAAATCATCCCCTACTTAGAGTTGATACGATTTTGATCACATCGCCATTTTTTAGTTTTTGATCACCGCTGATTCTTTGTTTTGTTTTACAGTCAATTGCATGCAAAAATCCTTTAGCAATATCTGCATGAATTAATCCAGCCAAATCTTTTGCAGTAGAATCTTGAGGCAATAATTTTGTATCTGGAAGAATCACACCATCTTTGTTAGTAAGTTTAGTTTCATCTTCAACAGGATAGACTACAATGAAATTCAATGAATCAAAAACTGCAGTATTAAGAATTTTCTGAATTCCAGTAGAAGGGATTTTTTCAAATACAGATTTCACCAAATCAAGTGCCTTTTGTTGTGGAGGAGCAATCTCTTTACCTTCTGCAATTGAAAATCCTTCATCACCAGACGAATAATTTACAATTCCGGCCTTTGATGCTTTTCTTAGTAATAATTCAGTTTCTGCACTACAAGGAATAACATTATCGTTAATTTTTTTTATGATATCAAGATCAGGACACAAATCAGCTTTGTTTGCAGCAATGATCATTGGTTTTGTGTTTTTTCTCAGTTCACGTGCAAATTCAACAATATCATCTTCACTCCATTCTTTGGGATCTCTTGAGATAAAACCAAGTTTTTGGAGTACATCTTGTACTTGAAAATCTTTTATGCCTAAACCTGTAAATCGGTTTGCAATTCCATCTGTAAGTTTTGCTCTCTTTTGATGAATCTCTCTAGTGATTTTATCCCAATCACGT
This genomic interval carries:
- a CDS encoding redox-regulated ATPase YchF gives rise to the protein MQIGLLGKANVGKSTFFSAATETPVASGNFPFTTIEPNVGVAYVKADCACKHFKIEHQTDLCVNGTRFIPVKLIDIAGLVPGAHEGKGLGNQFLDDARQAEVLIHVVDIAGTTDIQGQPVPPGTHNPLEDVEFVQDEFDLWFADILKRDWDKITREIHQKRAKLTDGIANRFTGLGIKDFQVQDVLQKLGFISRDPKEWSEDDIVEFARELRKNTKPMIIAANKADLCPDLDIIKKINDNVIPCSAETELLLRKASKAGIVNYSSGDEGFSIAEGKEIAPPQQKALDLVKSVFEKIPSTGIQKILNTAVFDSLNFIVVYPVEDETKLTNKDGVILPDTKLLPQDSTAKDLAGLIHADIAKGFLHAIDCKTKQRISGDQKLKNGDVIKIVSTLSRG
- a CDS encoding KEOPS complex kinase/ATPase Bud32, translated to MKLIKKGAEADIYQTMWQNSNAILKIRKTKNYRNSSLDSKIRKQRTIKESQIISQVKSFGIPAPLIYFVNLKNTSIIMQEIPGKPVHDLSESKIIQLSKTIGKLVGMLHKNGIMHGDLTTSNFIFFKNNVYVIDFGLSQNTIKPEDHAVDLRLIKEILNSAHAKIMIPAWKNFLLGYKYVVGNTNYVKITKLVSDIESRGRYAQVV
- the kae1 gene encoding KEOPS complex N(6)-L-threonylcarbamoyladenine synthase Kae1; the encoded protein is MLGLGIESTAHTFSCAVIEMKGKKGKILSDVRKIYRPADGEGIHPREASRHHIENSSLVLSECLDEANIKVNDLDIVSYAGGPGLGPCLRVGAVVARSLASFYKIPIYPVNHALGHIELGKLLTGATNPLVLLVSGGHTMLLAFLNKQWRVFGETLDITLGQLLDQFGRSIGFASPCGKNIEELATTSSNYVTLPYSVKGNDVSFSGLLSATKSVAKKSKVDACYSLQETAFAMIAEAVERALSFTRKKELMIVGGVAANKRLSEMLQDVCKRHGAKFFVVPLKYAGDCGSQICWTGLLESQIKKGVSLKDTFVTQSWRLDTVKVNY